The Setaria viridis chromosome 6, Setaria_viridis_v4.0, whole genome shotgun sequence genome contains a region encoding:
- the LOC140223053 gene encoding uncharacterized protein — MVTQQSAAAQSAIDAPPLPSVEVTGTPSAPQPPVFSQGAGPSTAPIVVESSSSDEPMAQAPEQGVTASQMQHEEIRFKVEQDTPDNSLFSFAVALSDDEEVASRQVALSSILDDVRAKLASIRSLLQGDIGRLVEDTSPIRQLFGDVSGRVPEEAEEALALAAFIESMRIPVFRALRHMADRAKLAKTCEEEDAFKHQAQEAHRRIHFLEDSRPGIIGEIDRLKRRRAELAKEMEQVTKAISAEEKRLQELPSVIADLTRERQRFAHEALKLHRSASEVPNRRMKTNGSLTLSIRSSVGQSRLSIPFWVICKTLTILYEHLLSALTVLRDALPIYCLSYFRWDVSLPNFHASFSYKYRPRHFLLKAPVWLPVLFSCSSRRRIFLSCLHRLLPLLSTR, encoded by the exons ATGGTCActcaacaatcggcagcagcccaGTCGGCCattgacgcgcccccgcttccgtccgttgag gtcaccggcacaccaagcgctcctcaaccaccggtcttttctcagggagctggtccaagcaccgcaccgatcgttgtggagtcttcctcttctgacgaacccatggcgcaagcccctgagcaaggtgtgacggcttcccaaatgcaacatgaagaaattcgtttcaaagtg gaacaagacacccccgacaacagcctcttctcttttgcggttgccctctccgacgacgaagaagtcgcttcccgccaagtcgccttgagctccattcttgacgacgtccgagccaaacttgctagtatccgatccctccttcaaggggacatcggccgattagtcgAAGAcacttcaccgattcggcagctcttcggcgacgtcagcgggcgagtaccagaagaggcggaggaagccttggcgctgGCGGCATTCattgagtctatgaggatcccggttttcagagcccttcgtcatatggccgatcgcgccaagctggccaagacttgtgaagaggaggacgcattCAAgcatcaagctcaagaggcacaccggcgtatccattttctggaggactcccgcccggggatcatcggtgagatagaccgcctcaaacgccgaagggcggagctcgccaaggagatggagcaagtgaccaaggcaatcagtgccgaagagaaaaggctccaagaactcccttctgtcattgccgatttgacacgggagaggcagcgctttgcccacgaggccctaaaactccaccgcagtgcatcagaagtccccaatcgacggatgaagaccaacgggtccttgaCTCTGTCGATCAGATCCAGCGTCGggcaatcacggctatcgatacccttctgggtaatctgtaaaacactgactattttgtacgaacatttactatctgctttgaccgtccttcgcgacgcccttcctatttattgcctttcttatttccgatgggacgtatccttaccgaatttccacgcctctttttcttataagtaccggcctaggcacttccttctGAAAGCACCAGTTTGGCTTCCGGTCTTATTCTCTTGCTCCTCTCGTCGGCGCATTTttctgtcatgtcttcatcggcttcttcctcttctgtcaaccaggtga
- the LOC117861320 gene encoding zinc finger A20 and AN1 domain-containing stress-associated protein 11: protein MAQRDKKVEEPTELHAPELTLCANSCGFPGNPATKNLCQNCFLAASASASASVSPPSPSPSTTTAAFDKPWPAAASAFSAPTPLAVVAPFSPAVDRPAGGPVESSSSNKAPRTSSVNRCHSCRKRVGLTGFRCRCGELFCGAHRYSDRHDCNFDYKGVGRDAIARENPVVRAAKIVRF from the coding sequence ATGGCGCAGCGCGACAAGAAGGTGGAGGAGCCAACGGAGCTGCACGCGCCGGAGCTCACGCTCTGCGCCAACAGCTGCGGCTTCCCGGGGAACCCGGCCACCAAGAACCTGTGCCAGAACTGCTTcctggccgcctccgcctcggcctcggcctccgtctcgccgccgtcgccgtccccttCTACTACCACCGCGGCGTTCGACAAGCCGTGGCCAGCTGCGGCCTCCGCCTTCTCTGCGCCAACGccgctggcggtggtggcgccgtTCTCTCCGGCCGTTGACCGGCCGGCGGGGGGGCCCGTGGAGTCGTCCTCTTCCAACAAGGCGCCCCGGACGTCGTCGGTCAACCGGTGCCATAGCTGCCGGAAGCGCGTGGGGCTGACGGGGTTCCGGTGCCGGTGCGGCGAGCTCTTCTGCGGCGCGCACCGGTACTCGGACCGCCACGACTGCAATTTCGACTACAAGGGCGTCGGCCGGGACGCCATCGCCCGGGAGAACCCCGTCGTGCGCGCGGCCAAGATCGTTAGGTTCTGA
- the LOC117860304 gene encoding serine/threonine-protein kinase UCNL, with amino-acid sequence MDIDLDRARALRVLGRGAMGTVFLVADGPSASRPDRYALKAFDKRSAKPDADRRARWEMSVLSRLAHPHLPSLLGFTETDDLLAWAVPYCPGGDLNELRYSLPDRVFSPAAIRFYVAEIVSAIAELHAAGVVYRDLKPENVLLRADGHVVLTDFDLSRLLHHRPTSASSSPPPPPPPAYRAHHNRRTRVAARSDSVVGVGGQAKSRPPQPWSAAPSPRQQFQSLIRFLMGSDGAGMTKKTKSARVSPVSRKPGSFGCSGEAGAWGKSYSFVGTEEYVAPEMVRGEGHGFAVDWWAVGVLVHEMAFGRTPFKGQNRKETFRNVLHKELEFPGDSRRRMPELTDLISRLLDRDPRRRLGYAGGADEVREHPFFAGVAWDMLTEVSRPPYIPPPADEDLVAGEGFDVRDHFRNLHQPPPPKATSEASSDFSSEF; translated from the coding sequence ATGGACATCGACCTCGACCGGGCGCGCGCGCTGCGCGTCCTCGGCCGCGGCGCCATGGGCACCGTGTTCCTCGTCGCCGACGGACCCTCGGCCTCGCGCCCCGACCGCTACGCCCTCAAGGCCTTCGACAAGCGCTCCGCCAAGCCCGACGCCGACCGCCGCGCACGGTGGGAGATGAGCGTGCTCTCCCGCCTCGCGCACCCGCACCTCCCGTCCCTCCTCGGCTTCACCGAGACGGACGACCTCCTCGCCTGGGCCGTCCCCTACTGCCCTGGTGGCGACCTCAACGAGCTCCGCTACTCGCTCCCCGACCGCGTCTTCTCCCCCGCCGCCATACGCTTCTACGTCGCCGAGATCGTCTCCGCAATCGCCGAGCTCCACGCCGCTGGCGTCGTGTACCGCGACCTCAAGCCCGAGAACGTGCTCCTCCGCGCCGACGGCCACGTCGTCCTCACCGACTTCGACCTctcccgcctcctccaccaccggcccACGTCCGCGtcctcttcgccgccgccgcccccgccgccggcgtacCGCGCCCACCACAACCGCCGGACGCGCGTCGCCGCGCGAAGCGACTCCGTCGTCGGCGTCGGTGGCCAGGCCAAGTCCAGGCCCCCTCAGCCCTGgtccgcggcgccgtcgccgcgccagcAGTTCCAGAGCTTGATCCGGTTCCTGATGGGGAGCGACGGGGCCGGGATGACCAAGAAGACCAAGTCGGCGCGGGTGTCTCCGGTTAGCCGGAAGCCCGGGAGCTTCGGCTGCTCCGGCGAGGCCGGCGCGTGGGGCAAGTCCTACTCCTTCGTCGGCACGGAGGAGTACGTGGCACCGGAGATGGTGCGCGGCGAGGGCCACGGGTTCGCCGTCGACTGGTGGGCCGTTGGCGTGCTCGTGCACGAGATGGCGTTCGGCCGGACGCCGTTCAAGGGCCAGAACCGGAAGGAGACGTTCCGGAACGTGCTGCACAAGGAGCTCGAGTTCCCGGGGGACAGCCGGCGGCGGATGCCGGAGCTCACCGACCTCATCTCGCGCCTGCTCGATCGGGACCCGAGGAGGAGGCTCGGgtacgccggcggcgccgacgaggtccGCGAGCACCCGTTCTTCGCCGGCGTGGCGTGGGACATGCTCACGGAGGTGTCCCGGCCGCCCTACATCCCGCCACCGGCCGACGAGGATCTCGTGGCCGGCGAGGGGTTCGACGTGAGGGATCACTTCAGGAACCTCCATCAGCCACCGCCTCCCAAGGCCACGTCGGAGGCCTCGTCGGACTTCTCGTCGGAGTTCTGA